Part of the Longimicrobium terrae genome, GTTGATGCTCATCACGTTACGCCGCTTTCCAAGGCGGGACAATGGCTCTTCCAGTGTACTCGTTCGCCAGCGGTCCCTTTTTCCCGGCCCGCCCACCTCGACCTGGGTCAGGCGCGTGCGGGGCGGGCGGCGAGGCCCAGGTAGTCGCGGCGGAACTGCCAGTCGCGGCGGGCGGTTTCCGGGTCGCCGAGCGGGCGCGTGCTTCCGCCCGTCATCCACGTCACCCGGTCCGCGACGGCAAAGATGAACGGCACCTCGTGCCCGGTGAGCACGATGGCCGATCCCCGTGCCGCCAGCGAGCGGAACGCGGCGGTGAACAGCTCCGTATCCGCTGGCGTGATGCCCAGAAACGGTTCGTCCGCCAGCAGGCACTCCGGCGCGCGTACCAGCGCCAGCGCCAGTTCCGCGCGGCGCCGCTCGCCGCCGGAGTAGGTGCCGACGCCCCGGTCCAGCAGGTGGGTGATCCGCAGTTCCTGCAGCACTTCGTCGCGCGGGGGCAGGCCGAAGCGGCGCCGCAGCGCATCCAGGTGCTGTCGCAACGTGAGGGTGCGGGTGAGGGTGCAGCGGTCCGCGGGAAGCAGAAATACGCCCTGCATCGCCAGCCGCGAAAGCCGCGTGCGCGTGTACACCTGGCCGCGGACGCGCAGAACGCCGTGGTCCGGCGCCATCAGCCCCGCCATGATGCGCAGCAGCGTGCTCTTTCCCTCGCCGTTCCGTCCCACGAGCGCCGTCACCACGCCCCGGTCCGCCGCCAGCGTCGCCGCGGACAGCACGGCGCGCTCCCCGAACCGCTTGCCGATGCAGTCCGCGGCCAGGAGCGTCTCCGCCGTGCCGCTCACGACCGGAACACGACGTCGAGGCCGGCGAGCGGGAGCGCCGCATAGGCCGCCAGCGTTCCCCATCCAACGTGCGCGGCGGTGAACGCGGCCTCCAGCCCGAGGGCGGGGAGCACGAGGTACAGGGCGGTCGTGGACCACCCGTAGCCCAGGTTGGCCAGGAACAGGTCCTCATCCCGGCGCCGCGCCTCCACCATGCCCAGCACCACGGTGAGCGCCACGATCAGCGGATTGCCGCCGGGGAGCAGGTCCGCGGGCGCCACGGGCACCCTGGCAGACGCCGCCGCCATCACCGTGATCAGGATGCGCATCAGGTGCAGCAGCACCCAGTACGCCACCGCCCGGCGGATGAGCACGCCCGCGAGCGGCGCGACGAGCAGGTGCCGGGACAGCGCCATGGGGATGAGGAGATCGGAGGGATGGCGAACGGGGATGAGCCTCAGCTCTGCACGAAGATCCCCAGCGCCCGGAGCTTCTTGGTGAGCGTGGCGATGAACCTGGGATCGCCGTCCAGGCGCAGCACGGTACGGGTGATGGCCGTCACCTGCTCGCCCCCCAGCGCGGCGACGCGCGCGGCGGTTTCGGTGTCGGGGCACTCCACCAGCACCGCGGGGCGGACGCGCACCCGGCGCGTGGCGCCAAACCAGTCCTTGATCTGGCGCGCCACGTTGGCCGGCACCGGCGTGCGCGACGCCGCGCCCAGCGTCTTGAGCATGGCGTCGGCCGCCAGCCCCTGTTCCGCCGCGCGCAGAACCGACGCGCGGGTGATGCGGAACAGCGTTCCCACCCCGCTGCCGGTGCGCTCGGCAAAACGCCCGAACTCCGCCTCCAGCCGCGGCGCGGGCGCAAGAAAGACGATCTCGAAGTCGGGCTTCACCAGCACGTCGCCCTCCGTGGGCGCGGCAAAGGAGAAGGTGTCCGTGGCGCCCAGCAGGTAGCGGCCCGCGTCCGTCAGCGTGAACGCGGTTCCGCCGGGGCCCCGGCCCAGACGCGCGCCGCCCAGCGGAACGAGGCGCTGCCGCAGAAACTCCAGCAGCACCTGCGCCCACACCTCTTCCCACGCTTCGCGGGTGGATGGCGACGCGCCGTACGAAGAGTTGCGGTGCCTGAGCGGCCCCGCCCGGTCCAGCAGCGGGTTCGCGGACTCGGCGTAATACTGGATGAACGGATCCGCCTCCACCCACTCCCCCGCGGGGATGGACAGGAACGCGGCGGCCAGCGACGTCCGCAGATCCACATCTTCAGCGACGCTGAACCCGAAGCGCGTGCCGAAGAAGTCCACCGATTCCGTGCCGATGCTCCAGTCGCCGGGGTTCCGCTGCGCCGAACCGCGCACCGCGTCCAGCACCTGCTTCAGCCGTTCCCCCTCGCCCAGCGCCAGCCACGCGCGCCCCGGCGGCAGCGCGGAAAGCTGGTACCGCTCGCTGGCCTTCTTCACCTCCGCGAAGTCCATGCGGGACAACGTATTCAGCGCGCCGGTGATGCGGAGTTCCGCCCGGCTTTCCACGTCCTCCGCGGGAGCCTCCACGTACGCGCCGGTCTGCACCCGCGCCAGCAGAAAGTCCTCCACCCACGCGGGCACGGGAAGCAGCCGCGCGGTAAGGGCGCGCAGGGTGCGCACGTACAGCCCGCCATCGCTGCCGCGCACGGGAAGGGGCTCCACGGCGGCGTCCACCAGCACCGTCGTCATGTCGGTCAGCCGGAATGGCGCGTCCCACGCCGCGCTCACCTCCACCGCGGACGGCGGAGACGGCGGCGGGCCCATCTTCCGGATGACGTTGGGCAGCAGCCCGATCCGCGCCTCCAGCGTCCGGTCATCCAGCGAAGCAAAGACGAGCAGGTACCGCAACCCCGCGGCAAGCGCGGCGGTCTGCGTCGACTGCACGGCATTCGGCAGAAGCGCGTCCAGCGTGCCCAGCGGCGCGCCGGCGGGACTCCCCGCGAGCGCTTCTACCAGTTCGCGGAGCGACCGGGCCACCGCGGGCGAGCCCAGGGGCTGCGCGTCCGTCGACTTCTGCCGCGCCTTTGCCCACCGCGCCGCGCCCGCGCCCGTCCCCGCGTCCAGAAAGGACTTCACCCAGTCCACCGACGAGGCGAGCGCGGCGATCTGGGAGTGGTCGGCCCAGTAGCGAAAGCCGCCCTGGGACGCAAACGCCTGCACCTCGGCAATCGTGAACTGGTCTTGCAGGTAGCGCTGCGGCAGCCGCCCTCCGGCCCCGCCCAGCGGCTGGGTGCGGTGCATGGCCCGCAGCGCCGACAGCAGCGGCCGCACTTCCGGCGCGTGGGGATAGTTGGTCCCGCGCGGCCCGGGGGGAAAGATCATCCCCTCCGCCACCAGTTCGTCCGCGGCGGCGCCCAGCGCGTCGGGGGAGATGGCGATGCCCGGGGTGATGCGCAGAAACGCGCGGCGCGCCTCCACCGACAGCCGCTCCCAGCGCGGCAGTTCGGCCAGAACCGCCTCCCAGTCCAGTTCAGCCAGCTTCATCCGTCAGATGTCCTTGGGGTCCGCGATGCGGTACGCGTAGCCCTGCTCGCACAGAAAGAGCTGGCGCTTGAGGGCGAACTCCTGCTCGGTGGTGTCGCGGCTCACCAGGGTGTAGAAGTGGGCCTGGTTGGCTCCCTTCTTAGGGCGGAGAATGCGTCCCAGCCGCTGCGCCTCCTCCTGCCGCGAGCCGAAGGTGCCGGACACCTGGATGGCGACCGCCGCGTCGGGAAGGTCCACCGCGAAGTTGGCCACCTTGCTCACCGCCAGCACCGGAATGCGCCCCTCGCGAAAGTCCTTGTAGATCACGTCGCGCTTGCGCTGCGCGGTGGTGCCGGTGAGCACGGGAATGCCCAGATCGCGCGCGATCCCCTCGATCTGCTCCACGTAGAGGCCGATGACCAGCGTGGGCTCGTCCGGGTGCCGCTCCAGGATGCGGCGGATGACCGCCAGCTTGTCGGGATTCTCGCTGGCGATGCGGAACTTGTCGCGCTGCTCGGCCACCGCGTACGGCATGCGCAGCGATTTGGGGAGCGGCACGCGCACCTCGGTGCACTCCGCCGTGGCGATCCACCCCTGTCCCTCCAGCACCTTCCACGGCACCTCGGCCTTCTTGGGGCCGATCAGGGCGAACACGTCGTCCTCGCGCCCGTCCTCGCGCACCAGCGTGGCGGTAAGCCCCAGCCGCCGCCGGGCCTGCAGCGCCGCCGTCACCTGAAACACCGGGGCGGGGAGCAGGTGCACCTCGTCGTACACGATCAATCCCCAGTCGCGCGTGTCGAACAGCTCCAGGTGCTTGAAGGCGGCATCCTTCTTGTCGCGATGGGTGAGCACCTGGTAGGTGGCCACGGTGACGGGGCGCACGTCCTTGGCCTGCCCCGTGTACTCGCCCACCTGGTCTTCGGTGAGCGTCGTCTT contains:
- a CDS encoding helicase-associated domain-containing protein → MKLAELDWEAVLAELPRWERLSVEARRAFLRITPGIAISPDALGAAADELVAEGMIFPPGPRGTNYPHAPEVRPLLSALRAMHRTQPLGGAGGRLPQRYLQDQFTIAEVQAFASQGGFRYWADHSQIAALASSVDWVKSFLDAGTGAGAARWAKARQKSTDAQPLGSPAVARSLRELVEALAGSPAGAPLGTLDALLPNAVQSTQTAALAAGLRYLLVFASLDDRTLEARIGLLPNVIRKMGPPPSPPSAVEVSAAWDAPFRLTDMTTVLVDAAVEPLPVRGSDGGLYVRTLRALTARLLPVPAWVEDFLLARVQTGAYVEAPAEDVESRAELRITGALNTLSRMDFAEVKKASERYQLSALPPGRAWLALGEGERLKQVLDAVRGSAQRNPGDWSIGTESVDFFGTRFGFSVAEDVDLRTSLAAAFLSIPAGEWVEADPFIQYYAESANPLLDRAGPLRHRNSSYGASPSTREAWEEVWAQVLLEFLRQRLVPLGGARLGRGPGGTAFTLTDAGRYLLGATDTFSFAAPTEGDVLVKPDFEIVFLAPAPRLEAEFGRFAERTGSGVGTLFRITRASVLRAAEQGLAADAMLKTLGAASRTPVPANVARQIKDWFGATRRVRVRPAVLVECPDTETAARVAALGGEQVTAITRTVLRLDGDPRFIATLTKKLRALGIFVQS
- a CDS encoding ATP-binding cassette domain-containing protein codes for the protein MSGTAETLLAADCIGKRFGERAVLSAATLAADRGVVTALVGRNGEGKSTLLRIMAGLMAPDHGVLRVRGQVYTRTRLSRLAMQGVFLLPADRCTLTRTLTLRQHLDALRRRFGLPPRDEVLQELRITHLLDRGVGTYSGGERRRAELALALVRAPECLLADEPFLGITPADTELFTAAFRSLAARGSAIVLTGHEVPFIFAVADRVTWMTGGSTRPLGDPETARRDWQFRRDYLGLAARPARA
- a CDS encoding DNA repair helicase XPB, with product MSEYRPENPLIVQGDQSVLAEVGSPRFAEARDRIAPFAELVKSPEHVHTYRITPLSVWNACAAGTPPDEIVDALREYAKYPVPPVVEASIRDAATRYGRLRISRDPEGLTLTADEPELAEEIGRVRGVAPYLGERLSPDSFRVPSAERGRLKQALVKAGWPAEDLAGYTAGEPLPISMREVTREGEPFTLRTYQSDAAGAFHAGGSERGGSGVVVLPCGAGKTVVGMECMSRVGSSTLVLTTSVTAVRQWIREVLDKTTLTEDQVGEYTGQAKDVRPVTVATYQVLTHRDKKDAAFKHLELFDTRDWGLIVYDEVHLLPAPVFQVTAALQARRRLGLTATLVREDGREDDVFALIGPKKAEVPWKVLEGQGWIATAECTEVRVPLPKSLRMPYAVAEQRDKFRIASENPDKLAVIRRILERHPDEPTLVIGLYVEQIEGIARDLGIPVLTGTTAQRKRDVIYKDFREGRIPVLAVSKVANFAVDLPDAAVAIQVSGTFGSRQEEAQRLGRILRPKKGANQAHFYTLVSRDTTEQEFALKRQLFLCEQGYAYRIADPKDI